GTAAGCATATgaagaataaataaaaaatattcagACTACCTTGTTAACATACAAGCGCCAATTATAGAAATAAAATGACAAGTACAAGGACCTTACTGAAGACGACATGATTATAAAAGGATTATTAGACCAAACAATTTTCTAGGTGGAGAGCATGGAGAATTTCATTTGTCAATTTCCGAATGGATTTTAGTTTAAACCTTTTCTGTTTCCAACGATTTATGATGAATTAACTTGCAAAATCTTCATTCATGAACAATAAGTAAAATATGCCTGCATCTCGGGCATTCATCTAATCACTAGTGCAACACATGATATAGAAATTAGAACTCCTTTTTCGGGAACAAACAAAAAACATTGCAAAATGCAAAGAGAGACAATACCTGGCCACGATCCTCCATTGTGGTAACTCCACCGGGTGTTCTTGGGGTCACAGCCAGTGATAATTCTCCACTCATGATTCTCGAGAGCAGGATAGCATATCTTCAGAGGCATCTCACCAACGAGCTCATCCCACTTTTCCTCAATTAGATCCATTATAGCAACTGACTGTTCTGGGGTAGCTAGAGATGATACAATGGCAATGCAATTGCCAAGGGCAAACCACCGGAAATCCATCATAGCAGGGCTGACATTGCCAAGGAAGTAGCCTCCTCGGCATGGCATGAAATCAAACACCCAATCAGGAATGGAATCCGGAATGACGTTAAACTTGTTCACAGCTGTGTGGGAATACTCTTCTGTTTTGTATCTGTATATGTTATTCAGCTGGTGAAAATCTAGCCAGAAGTAATTCCTCATGTGGTAGGTTAGTGCATGTAGCCGTTGCCCTATCTTCTCTATGAAATCCTTCCCTTCGCCCTCTGGCTTGAGCATTTGGAGAGCACATCTTAATGCCATATAGAATAGGGCTTGGATCTCAATGGGATAACCATATATACCCTGAAAATTGCAGTAGTTACAATCATGCACTGATGGGAAGCTTGATTTAAAATTAACATGTAATTCAAAAGTAGAACAAACAACAAGAGAACTTGTGGGGATGTACTACAGATTGCCAATTTCTGCAAGTACTATCTGTTTGTAGTTCTGCAAAAACTATGCATTTCTTGCCCCCACTGTACCGATCTGGCTATACAAGATTGCTCTTAAAAATTGGTTGCGAGTAGTATGAGAATATGTGCAACTGTAAAACTACCATAAAAACTTAAAATTAGAAATTTTATTTGAAAATTAAGATGTGTCTGCACTATCACCTGAACAGGACACTTTAACAGGCTATCCCTCTAAGTATTGTCAAGTAGACAGGGATGCTCCTTGATTACAGAAGAACATGCAGAACCTGCCAATCCGATTGCCACCTCAGCTGATATGTAATACTTCTACGGATATGCATCTAAATATGAATTAGATCAGGGTGAAATAATCCTACCATTCGACGATCAATCATTGAGCAGCCATCTGTGCAAAGCAGAGTTGGAAAAGTATCAAATCCTTCAGATAAGCAGAGATTCAGTATCAACCTCATGCACTTCTGGCAATCAGGTGATTCCGACAAACTAACATCTCCGGTGTACTTTGTATACGCCCGAAGGAGAATGATCCACCAAAATCCAGAGTCGACCGGTGCCACCCTGCCGATTGCACTCTCACCAAAATCAGCAACTAAGGTTTCAGTGTTTCTGTTTTTGTTACGGTCCACCTTGAAACTGGCAGGCATCGCTCCTGCTCCAAGCTTGAACCGGTCTACCATTTTCTCGGAGCTCTGAAGGTGAAGAGTTTTCAAGAGAAAATTCTTCACTATGTCAGTCTCATTGTTCATCAGAAAAGCCAATGCACTCGGAACAAAATCCCTCACAAAGACCTGCAATCATTAATAATAAGGGAGCAATCGACAGTAGCACGTCATCAGACATTAATTCTTTAAGGGCAAGTAATCAGCAataagaaaaacaagaaaactCCAGTTATAGACCATACTGCTAATGCTCCATGATAACATATTACAAGAAGGCATTATTGATCAATCAATCTCAGAAAATACAAAACAGAAGTTGAAATCTTGTTGCAAGCGCTAGTAAAGACAATGGAAGTCATATCAATGATaaaagaaagaagatctagtATGAGAAACAATGTTGAACCTAAATAACAGATTGAGTACTTATTAATCATGATAAATGTATCAAATTATGGATATATGTATCGAATTATGGGCTACTATTATGTATCAAAATATATAGTGGAAACAAGTATACAAACAGAGCAATGGAAATCACTAGGTAAGCGCTAAGTAGACAAATTATGGGCTACTATTTCTACCACGTAAACAACACTCCAGTAATCACAACAAtgctaaaaacaaaaacaaaaggtACCTCTGTTTCCAGTAATCACAATGTTCAGTGAAGCCCGATTGGCATCATAATATTACCTGATCATAGTTGAGCACTTCCTCGGACGCATGATCCACGGCCGCGATGGTACCGACGGGCTGTTCCCGGAAGTAGACGACCGACTTCCTGAGCGCCTCCCACGCCTCGTTGACCAGCGGGTGCGGTCCGCCCCCGCCGAAATGCGTGCCGATGGAGAAGGGCGAGTCGAATCCGCCCGAGGGGAATGCGGGGGACTGCAGCACGCTGTCGAAGCCGTCGTTGTTGCGGTGCGAGAGCTCGCTCCACGACTGCTCGTCGAAGGAGCGCTTCCGCTCCAGCGTGAACCGCTGCGGCCTGTCGATGATGAGGCGCGACAGATCGAGGTTGATCTCCGCCTCCGAGGCCAGCGAGACGTGCGACGACACCCGCTTCATCCTGCCCGCCCGCCGCCTGGCCGGCGCCCCCCGATCCTGCGGAGGGGAGATTCTGGAATTGAGGGATATATTCGCGGTAATGGCAAACGAACGAAATAGCAGGTTGATTCAGACTACTCGAAATCGAAAAAAAAAATGAAGGGCAGCAGGtatgtccgtccgtccgtccgtccgtcatCCTTACCGAGGAGATGAGAGAAGAGGCGGGTGGAATGGATGCTTCACTGCGCGGGCACTGGCGTGGGGAGGCGGGGGAGACGGAGGAGGAGACCGGAGGGAGGAGGGGGTGGATCTGGATCGGGTGAGCTCGGCGCGCAGGGTGGTGGACAAGTCTCCGAAAAAATTGGGGAAGAAATTGTTCAACGGATGGGATGGGCTTCGGGCCGGGGGGGCCTTAAAAGGACCCATCCGAAACTATGGAAATGAAGCAAAATCTCTTACTTACTTAAAATAAAATAGATATTCGTCAAGAGATCAGCTTACCTTTTTGAACGAACAGGGATCAGATCAGATTTCTACTGTAAAAGTTTGTTTTGGGTACCCAATACAGATACAGTCAGTTTATTTATCTTTTTTTGTCTACTATCTCCTTAATTATAAAAAGTTATCTGTAGGTTTACACAAAAAAGAAAAGTTATCCGTAGGACTCGTTTTTTACCTTGGATACCAGAAGTCCAGAACACTATGATTCAACACTATGGTACCAGAACACCTTGAGCATAATACACGGTAACAAATTTGGCTGACAGAAAATCTGTTTTTTCCCTTGAGCAAGAACATTCGGAGATTCGATTGGTGCGACTTTTTTTTTATTGACTGAATTGGTACGACTTTTTTTTTTATTGTTGAGCGGAGCATGTTTCTTCACTGACAGAAACATTCACATAGATTGGACTAGAAGGTAATGCAGAATATcagtcatgcatgtgctgtagatCGAGTGGATATCTTCTTTATGCATCATCTccgtagcaaaaaaaaaaaaaacgtacaACGTGCTGTCACATGCAGTATATATTGTATCCAAATTACCAACGAACGCACCTCCCTAGAAACCATGCAAAGCACTGTACTCCTCCTCACcagtaaggctgtgtttagttccaggaatttggaatttggggctactgtagcacgttcgtttttatttggcaaataatgttcaaacatggattaattaggctcaaaacgttcgtctcgtaattttccaccaaactgtgcaattagtttttttttgtctacatttaatgctccatgcacgggccgcaaacattcgatgtgacaggtactgtagcacttttttggatattggggtggaactaaacaagggctaatttTTCCTATTACAGTTTGAGTAAGTATTGATTACCGCTGTAGATTTCTATCCTAAAATAAAAACTGCTAATTTATTGGCAACCAAAAGCGATAATGACAGAGGATAAGATAGGATAAGATATGTATGTTTTTATAACACAAAAGGAAAATGGTAGCTGGCTAGCTAGTACTACCAGTAGTATCAATTTTACTTTTTTGGAATCTTTTTGGAATCTTTATGGGTCCATCTGAATCGCCGGCAGGCTGCTTCGGAGCAGTCGGCGCAGAAAAGGGCGCGGCTGCTCCGGCCGACGAGTCTGACCAGGATCCGACGTGGCACGTAAAGGCCACAGACCGGTGGCTGCTACTAGTCGTCCTCGCTCCCTCCGGAGTTGGTGCTGGCTGCTATCATTTGACCAATACTTAAACATTTTTTTTTGTTCAAAAGGAGGACAAGAGATTTGATGACGATGTCCTACGGATTTTGCTCGAAAGCGAAAGCACCGGATGAGATATTTTTGCAGAATCCGGAGCCACCGGTCACGCGCAGCAGTACCAACGAGCAGTTGTTGTGGCCCTTTTCATTCAAATTAAAATCAGTGTTGTCACATCTTCGATCACCTCAGTTAACACTAAAAATCATGGTTTCTTGTAATCATCATGGAAAAAAATGAGTTGCACGACATTCAATGCCCTCCATTTTAATAATCCACGAATAAACATCAAGTTATATACGCTATTTGCTTTTACCACATAAATATGTTATAAAATTCGTAGAATATCTAACATTTCAAAGTGGAGTGAGTATTAGCCAAAAGTTCGTAAAATATCTAATATGCACATTCAAAGCGTTTGGAGGCAACAAGCTTTACGGTTTTAAAAACTATGGTATTGCTAAAACTGTAGTTTTTTTTAGAAGGACTGTTTGGATGACGTAGTTTTTAAAAACTGTAGTATCACAAAACTCTGGTTTTACAAGCCAAAGAGACACAAAATTGTGGTTTAAAAAAGAGGTCATAAGTGGAGTTTCTAAAACTTCAAAAGGACTACAGTTTTGACAAAAAATACATGGTTTTAGAGACTACAAGGTCTATCATCCAAATACCCATTAGCTTTTGAAAATCAAAGTATTTTGTAAAACCATAGAATTTATCTAATACTTCAAAAATACTttgtatccaaacagggccttataaACTTCACTCTAAATCTCTTTTTTCTAAACTATGGTTCTGCACATCTAATGGTTCTAAAACTGTAGTTTTTTTTATACTACGTTTTCTTAATACCACAACTTCCAAATAGGATGTTTTGTTACGTGATAGCAATCCTTTATTTACAAAATAATGGAAACCTTTAGGGCAGCCTTTTGAAAACCACGGGTTACTTTCAACCTGGATACTCTAATCATTTTAGCCAAAAAAAATGGACAAGGAGGACAAGGGATGATTTGATTACGCTGTCTACAGATTTTGCTCGAAAGTCTGGATGAGATATTTTTGCAGAATCCGGGGTCATATGACCTTCCATCATCTTTCTCTTCATCTATATTATGAAAGTTAGCTTATTTAATGTTCATAAAACTTTAAAAACCTCCCATAGAGACTGTTTTAGAAGTCACGGTTTTCTTGTAATCATCATGAAAATGAGTTGCACACGATTCGATATCGCCACAaccttttttcttcttaatcaacgaATAAACATTAAGTTATATCTTATATGTGCTATTTGTTTATATTCTATTATACT
This sequence is a window from Miscanthus floridulus cultivar M001 chromosome 10, ASM1932011v1, whole genome shotgun sequence. Protein-coding genes within it:
- the LOC136489908 gene encoding probable alkaline/neutral invertase F, coding for MKRVSSHVSLASEAEINLDLSRLIIDRPQRFTLERKRSFDEQSWSELSHRNNDGFDSVLQSPAFPSGGFDSPFSIGTHFGGGGPHPLVNEAWEALRKSVVYFREQPVGTIAAVDHASEEVLNYDQVFVRDFVPSALAFLMNNETDIVKNFLLKTLHLQSSEKMVDRFKLGAGAMPASFKVDRNKNRNTETLVADFGESAIGRVAPVDSGFWWIILLRAYTKYTGDVSLSESPDCQKCMRLILNLCLSEGFDTFPTLLCTDGCSMIDRRMGIYGYPIEIQALFYMALRCALQMLKPEGEGKDFIEKIGQRLHALTYHMRNYFWLDFHQLNNIYRYKTEEYSHTAVNKFNVIPDSIPDWVFDFMPCRGGYFLGNVSPAMMDFRWFALGNCIAIVSSLATPEQSVAIMDLIEEKWDELVGEMPLKICYPALENHEWRIITGCDPKNTRWSYHNGGSWPVLLWLLTAACIKTGRPQMAKRAIELAESRLLKDGWPEYYDGKLGRFVGKQARKFQTWSIAGYLVARMMLEDPSTLMMISMEEDRPVKPTMRRSASWNA